In Paenibacillus algicola, a genomic segment contains:
- the cysS gene encoding cysteine--tRNA ligase: MALHLYNTLTRKKEAFQSNEPGKVSMYVCGPTVYDYIHIGNARPMIFFDVVRGYLEQQGYAVNYLVNFTDVDDKMIRKAEQTGTTVPEVAEKFISAYYEDLDGLGIPRATLNPRVTENMEPIIGFISELIDKDFAYENGGDVFYRTRKFQDYGKLSQQNLDELQFGIRIEVDRRKENPEDFVLWKAAKPGEISWDSPWGSGRPGWHIECSAMARRYLGDTLDIHGGGQDLQFPHHECEVAQSEALTGKPLANYWMHNGYIRINNEKMSKSLGNGVLVRELRNQYTKEAIRYFMLSTHYRNPLNFSDEVMDQAQSSIDRISNAAGNIRHRLELAVSSPDGHPSETVTKSMAAVLAEFHHKMQDDFNTPDAITAMFQWAAEANQLLQQPSIPSEDLKLVLAAYEEMNGVLRIVDTPAEELLDEEVEQLIRERVEARSSKNWARADEIRDLLAARGILLEDTAQGMRWRRK; this comes from the coding sequence ATGGCACTTCACCTGTATAATACACTAACCCGCAAGAAGGAAGCTTTTCAGTCCAATGAACCTGGCAAGGTCAGCATGTATGTGTGCGGCCCGACCGTATACGACTATATTCATATCGGCAATGCGCGCCCGATGATCTTTTTTGATGTGGTGCGCGGTTATTTGGAGCAGCAGGGCTATGCTGTGAATTATCTCGTTAACTTTACCGATGTGGATGACAAAATGATCCGCAAGGCGGAGCAGACCGGAACGACCGTGCCGGAAGTGGCAGAAAAGTTTATTTCTGCTTATTACGAGGATCTGGACGGCCTGGGCATTCCGCGGGCAACGCTGAACCCGCGTGTGACAGAGAACATGGAACCGATCATCGGGTTCATCTCGGAGCTGATCGACAAGGATTTCGCTTATGAGAATGGTGGAGACGTATTCTACCGGACGCGCAAGTTTCAGGACTATGGAAAGCTCTCTCAGCAGAACCTGGATGAGCTGCAGTTCGGCATCCGGATCGAGGTGGACCGGCGCAAGGAGAATCCGGAAGACTTCGTGCTGTGGAAAGCAGCCAAGCCCGGTGAAATTTCCTGGGATAGCCCATGGGGAAGCGGCCGCCCGGGCTGGCATATTGAATGCTCGGCCATGGCCCGCCGGTACTTGGGGGATACGCTGGATATTCACGGCGGCGGCCAGGATCTCCAGTTCCCGCACCACGAGTGCGAGGTGGCTCAGTCGGAAGCCTTGACGGGCAAGCCGCTGGCGAACTATTGGATGCATAACGGCTACATTCGAATCAACAATGAGAAAATGTCGAAATCACTCGGTAACGGTGTGCTGGTGCGGGAGCTGCGGAATCAATATACGAAGGAAGCGATTCGCTATTTCATGCTCTCGACACACTACCGCAACCCGCTGAATTTCAGTGATGAGGTGATGGATCAGGCACAGAGCAGCATTGATCGGATCAGCAATGCAGCCGGCAACATCCGTCACCGTCTGGAGCTGGCTGTGTCTTCACCGGATGGACATCCCAGCGAGACGGTTACTAAGAGTATGGCCGCTGTGCTGGCGGAGTTCCATCACAAAATGCAGGATGACTTCAATACACCGGACGCCATTACAGCGATGTTCCAATGGGCAGCAGAAGCCAATCAGCTGCTGCAGCAGCCCTCCATCCCGTCAGAGGACCTGAAGCTTGTGCTGGCTGCCTATGAAGAGATGAACGGGGTGCTTCGCATCGTGGACACACCGGCAGAAGAGCTGCTGGATGAAGAGGTTGAGCAGCTCATCCGCGAACGTGTAGAGGCCCGCAGCAGCAAGAATTGGGCGAGAGCCGATGAAATTCGCGATTTGCTGGCAGCTCGGGGCATCCTGCTGGAGGATACGGCGCAGGGGATGCGCTGGCGGCGTAAATGA
- the cysE gene encoding serine O-acetyltransferase: MFKQMKSDIRTVFENDPAARGWFEVVFTYSGLHALWAHRVAHALFKRRWYTLARVISQISRFMTGIEIHPGARIGQRLFIDHGMGVVIGETCEIGDDVVIYQGVTLGGTGKEKGKRHPTIGSNVVVGSGAKVLGSFSIGDNSNIGSNAVVLREVPANSTVVGNPGKVVKQNGERVRDRLDHTRLPDPVVDMLRTMQKEIDELREELSRRQETGSGSGDPAREPLEAAVHKDLQKR; the protein is encoded by the coding sequence ATGTTCAAGCAGATGAAGTCGGATATTCGCACGGTGTTCGAGAACGATCCGGCCGCCCGTGGGTGGTTTGAGGTAGTATTCACGTACTCCGGACTTCATGCCCTGTGGGCGCACCGGGTGGCTCATGCGTTGTTCAAAAGACGATGGTACACGCTGGCCCGCGTCATTTCACAGATCAGCCGGTTTATGACCGGCATTGAGATTCACCCTGGTGCGCGCATCGGCCAGCGGCTGTTTATCGACCATGGAATGGGTGTAGTGATTGGGGAGACCTGTGAGATCGGCGATGATGTTGTCATTTATCAGGGAGTTACCCTGGGGGGCACGGGCAAGGAAAAGGGGAAACGGCATCCGACCATCGGCAGCAACGTGGTTGTCGGCTCTGGCGCCAAGGTACTGGGCTCCTTCTCCATTGGGGATAATTCCAATATCGGCTCCAATGCCGTCGTGCTCCGGGAGGTGCCGGCGAACAGCACGGTGGTGGGCAACCCGGGCAAGGTCGTGAAGCAGAACGGAGAGCGGGTGCGGGATCGGCTGGATCATACCCGGCTGCCGGATCCGGTGGTGGATATGCTGCGAACGATGCAAAAGGAAATTGATGAGCTGCGCGAGGAGCTGAGCCGCCGTCAGGAGACGGGGTCTGGGTCCGGTGATCCCGCTCGTGAACCTCTGGAGGCAGCGGTGCATAAAGATTTACAAAAGCGATAG
- the rlmB gene encoding 23S rRNA (guanosine(2251)-2'-O)-methyltransferase RlmB, with protein MQEEEIIAGKHSVTEALRSGRTINKIWIAENAQKHLTQPIIAEARKAGIVIQNVDKRKLDQMVPGVQHQGVVAQAAPYAYAELDDLLKRAEEKGEAPFLLLLDEIEDPHNLGSILRTADCTGVHGVVLPKRRSAQVTATVSKTSAGAVEYVPVARVTNLAQTIEQLKEMGVWIVGTAVDAAEELFESTVFDGPVAIVIGNEGKGMGRLIREKCDVLVKLPMSGQINSLNASVAAGVIMYEVLRRRRAKG; from the coding sequence ATGCAGGAAGAAGAAATCATTGCCGGGAAGCACTCGGTAACAGAGGCGCTCCGTTCGGGACGCACCATCAATAAAATATGGATTGCTGAAAATGCACAAAAGCATCTGACGCAGCCCATCATTGCTGAAGCCAGAAAAGCGGGGATCGTCATTCAAAATGTGGACAAGCGCAAGCTGGACCAGATGGTGCCCGGCGTACAGCACCAGGGTGTTGTAGCCCAGGCAGCCCCATACGCATACGCAGAGCTGGACGACCTGCTCAAGCGTGCTGAAGAGAAGGGGGAAGCTCCCTTCCTTTTGCTTCTCGATGAGATCGAGGATCCTCACAATCTGGGCTCCATCCTGAGAACCGCAGACTGCACGGGCGTTCATGGCGTCGTTCTGCCCAAGCGCCGGTCTGCCCAAGTGACAGCCACGGTATCCAAAACCTCGGCCGGAGCAGTAGAGTACGTTCCTGTCGCCCGCGTGACGAATCTTGCGCAGACGATTGAGCAGCTTAAGGAAATGGGCGTATGGATCGTAGGCACGGCCGTGGATGCAGCGGAGGAACTTTTTGAATCGACGGTATTCGACGGACCGGTTGCTATTGTTATTGGCAACGAAGGCAAAGGCATGGGGCGGCTGATCCGGGAGAAATGTGACGTGCTGGTCAAGCTTCCAATGTCCGGACAGATCAACTCCCTCAACGCTTCCGTAGCGGCAGGAGTCATTATGTACGAGGTGCTCCGCCGCCGCCGCGCCAAGGGGTAA
- the gltX gene encoding glutamate--tRNA ligase has translation MTEEVRVRYAPSPTGHLHIGNARTALFNYLFARKHGGKFIIRIEDTDVKRNVAGGEESQLKYLKWLGVQWDESVDVGGAYGPYRQTERLDLYRTYWQDLLDRGLAYYCYCTEEELEQEREEQMARGETPRYSGKHRNLTEEQRAGFEAEGRVPSIRFRVPDERIYTWDDMVKGTISFNSKETGDFVIVKKDGIPTYNFAVALDDSLMKISHVLRGEDHISNTPRQLMIYEALGLTPPQFGHMTLITNEHHKKLSKRDESIIQFIEQYDQLGYLPEALFNFIALLGWSPEGEEEILSREQLIEMFDANRLSKSPAVFDTKKLEHLNNAYIKQADPDVVANLAIPHLQKAGRLPQELDAQEESWARALVALYQEQLTSASEIVELSSVFFRTHLEMDEEAAEIMAGEQVPAVLSALRQKLEASETFTAQHVAALIKEVQKETGFKGKQLFMPIRVALTGQTHGRDLNQTIWLLGRDRVLERLESQIKG, from the coding sequence ATGACTGAAGAAGTCCGCGTCCGTTATGCGCCGAGTCCAACCGGACATCTACATATCGGCAATGCCAGAACGGCGCTGTTTAATTATTTGTTTGCCCGCAAGCATGGCGGGAAATTCATTATCCGGATCGAAGACACAGACGTGAAGCGCAACGTGGCCGGCGGCGAGGAGAGCCAGCTGAAATATTTGAAATGGCTCGGCGTGCAATGGGATGAAAGCGTGGACGTAGGCGGTGCCTACGGCCCTTACCGCCAGACCGAGCGTCTGGACCTGTACCGCACCTACTGGCAGGACCTGCTTGACCGCGGCCTGGCATACTACTGCTACTGCACAGAGGAAGAGCTGGAGCAGGAGCGGGAGGAGCAGATGGCCCGCGGTGAAACGCCGCGCTACTCCGGTAAGCATCGGAATCTGACAGAAGAGCAGCGCGCAGGCTTTGAGGCCGAGGGGCGGGTACCGAGCATTCGCTTCCGTGTTCCGGACGAACGCATTTATACCTGGGATGACATGGTGAAGGGCACGATCTCCTTCAACAGCAAGGAAACCGGCGACTTTGTCATTGTGAAAAAAGACGGCATCCCTACGTACAACTTTGCTGTAGCGCTGGATGATTCGCTGATGAAGATCAGCCACGTGCTTCGCGGCGAGGATCACATCTCCAATACGCCGCGTCAGCTGATGATCTACGAAGCGCTGGGCCTGACTCCGCCGCAGTTCGGTCATATGACCTTGATTACGAATGAGCATCACAAGAAGCTGAGCAAGCGGGATGAGTCGATCATCCAGTTTATCGAGCAGTATGACCAGCTGGGCTATTTGCCGGAGGCGCTGTTCAACTTCATCGCGCTGCTGGGCTGGTCCCCGGAAGGCGAGGAGGAAATCCTCTCCCGGGAGCAGCTGATCGAGATGTTTGATGCAAACCGTCTGTCCAAGAGCCCGGCTGTATTCGATACGAAGAAGCTGGAGCATCTGAACAATGCTTATATCAAGCAGGCGGACCCGGATGTGGTGGCGAATCTGGCGATTCCTCACCTCCAGAAGGCCGGCCGTCTTCCTCAGGAGCTGGATGCACAGGAAGAGTCTTGGGCACGCGCTTTGGTTGCCCTGTATCAGGAGCAGCTGACATCCGCTTCAGAAATTGTTGAATTATCCAGCGTATTTTTCCGCACTCATCTGGAAATGGATGAAGAGGCGGCAGAGATTATGGCAGGAGAGCAGGTGCCTGCTGTGCTGTCCGCACTTCGCCAGAAGCTGGAGGCAAGCGAGACATTTACCGCTCAGCACGTCGCTGCCCTGATTAAGGAAGTGCAGAAGGAGACCGGCTTTAAGGGCAAGCAGCTGTTCATGCCGATCCGGGTAGCATTGACCGGGCAGACGCATGGCCGGGATTTGAATCAGACCATCTGGCTGCTGGGCAGAGATCGGGTGCTGGAGCGCCTTGAATCCCAGATCAAGGGCTAG
- the nusG gene encoding transcription termination/antitermination protein NusG produces the protein MEKRWYVVHTYSGYENKVKANLEKRVESMGMEDKIFRVLVPMEEEVVDKDGKKKTVMRKVYPGYVLVEMIQTDDSWYVVRNTPGVTGFVGSTGSGSKPTALLPEEVEQILKHMGMAEPKPKIEFDIKESVRIKVGPFANFVGSVEEILVEKSKLKVHVNMFGRETPLELDYTQVEKI, from the coding sequence ATGGAAAAAAGATGGTACGTAGTTCATACCTACTCTGGGTATGAGAATAAGGTCAAAGCCAATTTGGAAAAACGCGTCGAGTCCATGGGCATGGAGGACAAAATATTCCGCGTTCTTGTTCCGATGGAAGAAGAAGTGGTAGACAAGGACGGTAAGAAGAAGACCGTCATGCGTAAAGTTTACCCGGGATATGTCTTGGTCGAAATGATTCAAACGGATGACTCCTGGTATGTTGTTCGCAACACGCCTGGGGTAACGGGATTTGTCGGATCGACAGGTTCGGGCTCCAAACCCACAGCTTTGCTTCCAGAAGAGGTAGAACAGATTCTGAAGCATATGGGCATGGCAGAACCGAAGCCGAAGATCGAGTTCGACATCAAGGAATCCGTTCGGATCAAGGTAGGTCCTTTTGCGAATTTTGTGGGCTCCGTGGAAGAAATCTTGGTTGAGAAGAGTAAGCTGAAGGTGCACGTCAACATGTTTGGACGGGAAACCCCGCTGGAGTTGGATTATACTCAAGTGGAGAAGATATAA
- a CDS encoding Mini-ribonuclease 3 translates to MSGGPMQGQDGWFPYPSSRPLRLIPPIVLAYIGDAIYEMAVRQYLISKPGLRPNHLHRAATSLVSARAQSAILSFLESRLTEEERDVVRQGRNAKSGSVPKNADVLEYRHATAFECLVGYLYYANQHDRLRELIGQGIEYKENHVES, encoded by the coding sequence ATGAGCGGCGGTCCTATGCAGGGACAGGACGGATGGTTTCCTTATCCGTCCTCCCGCCCTCTCCGCTTAATACCGCCGATTGTACTGGCGTATATAGGAGATGCTATATATGAGATGGCAGTTCGCCAGTATTTGATTTCCAAGCCGGGCTTGCGGCCGAATCATTTGCACCGGGCTGCAACCAGCCTGGTCTCCGCCCGGGCCCAAAGCGCAATTCTAAGCTTTCTGGAGTCCCGGTTAACGGAAGAGGAGAGAGATGTGGTCCGCCAGGGACGGAATGCCAAGTCCGGCAGCGTACCCAAGAATGCCGATGTACTGGAGTACAGGCATGCTACGGCGTTTGAATGTCTGGTAGGCTATCTGTATTACGCCAATCAGCATGACCGGCTTCGGGAGCTGATCGGCCAAGGTATTGAATACAAAGAAAATCATGTCGAATCATAA
- the secE gene encoding preprotein translocase subunit SecE, protein MKRGFKSLFSFFSESWGELKKVRWPNRKELTNYTLIVIGTIAFVTVYFWVLDIGISAVIEAII, encoded by the coding sequence GTGAAACGTGGTTTCAAGTCTCTGTTTTCCTTTTTCTCTGAAAGCTGGGGTGAACTTAAAAAAGTTCGCTGGCCCAATCGTAAAGAATTGACAAACTACACGTTGATCGTTATCGGCACCATTGCGTTTGTCACTGTTTATTTTTGGGTTCTAGACATCGGCATCTCCGCTGTGATCGAAGCGATAATTTAG
- the ispF gene encoding 2-C-methyl-D-erythritol 2,4-cyclodiphosphate synthase, which yields MIRVGQGFDVHQLTEGRPCIIGGVHIPYEKGLLGHSDADVLLHALSDAILGALGLGDIGRHFPDTDPAFKDADSLKLLEEVWSMAKEKGYSLGNADCTIIAQKPKMAPYIPQMAEIMAKAMNAEPEQINVKATTTEQLGFTGRGEGIAAQAVVCLVSDMLSS from the coding sequence ATGATTCGCGTAGGCCAGGGATTTGATGTGCATCAGCTGACGGAGGGCAGACCCTGCATTATCGGCGGGGTGCATATTCCGTACGAGAAGGGACTGCTGGGGCATTCCGATGCCGATGTGCTGCTGCATGCTTTGAGTGATGCGATTCTCGGCGCATTAGGTCTGGGCGATATTGGCAGACATTTTCCGGACACTGATCCCGCTTTTAAGGATGCCGACAGTCTGAAGCTGCTGGAAGAGGTGTGGAGCATGGCCAAGGAGAAGGGCTATTCGCTGGGGAATGCGGACTGTACCATTATTGCACAAAAGCCGAAGATGGCGCCGTACATCCCGCAGATGGCCGAAATTATGGCCAAGGCCATGAATGCCGAGCCGGAGCAGATCAATGTGAAGGCGACGACGACCGAGCAGCTGGGCTTTACGGGACGGGGCGAAGGCATTGCCGCGCAGGCGGTTGTCTGTCTCGTTTCAGATATGCTATCATCTTGA
- a CDS encoding NYN domain-containing protein — protein sequence MADWRDVLLVDGYNMIGGWPFLAKLAKISMQEARDGLLERLADYQAFSGLRVIAIFDAYLVPGIGKSFTQGKVQVYFTKEKETADECIERLVVEFSHRRRKIYVATSDLMEQHVIFALGALRIPARELLSQIEQSEQEVKRRIREDRERSQRNTLEGKVSDNILQQLERWRREK from the coding sequence ATGGCCGATTGGCGGGATGTACTGCTGGTCGACGGCTATAATATGATCGGCGGCTGGCCCTTTCTGGCGAAGCTTGCGAAGATCAGCATGCAGGAGGCGCGGGATGGCCTGTTGGAGAGGCTGGCGGACTATCAGGCTTTTTCGGGACTGCGCGTTATTGCGATTTTTGATGCTTATCTGGTGCCGGGGATCGGCAAGTCGTTTACGCAGGGGAAGGTGCAGGTGTATTTCACCAAGGAAAAAGAAACCGCTGATGAGTGCATCGAGCGCCTGGTAGTGGAGTTCAGCCATCGTCGCCGCAAGATCTATGTCGCGACCAGCGATCTCATGGAGCAGCATGTTATTTTTGCGCTGGGCGCGCTGCGGATTCCGGCACGGGAGCTGCTAAGCCAGATCGAGCAAAGCGAGCAGGAGGTAAAGCGCCGGATCAGAGAGGACCGGGAGCGTTCACAGCGAAACACCCTGGAAGGCAAGGTTTCCGATAACATTCTTCAACAGCTGGAGCGCTGGCGGCGTGAGAAATAA
- the rpmG gene encoding 50S ribosomal protein L33, whose amino-acid sequence MRVIITLACTSCKQRNYTTTKNKRNHPDRMEMKKFCKFCNEQTPHRETR is encoded by the coding sequence ATGCGGGTAATTATCACTTTGGCTTGTACAAGCTGCAAACAAAGAAACTACACAACCACCAAAAACAAGCGAAATCACCCCGACCGCATGGAGATGAAGAAATTTTGCAAGTTCTGTAACGAGCAAACTCCTCATCGCGAAACCAGATAG
- the sigH gene encoding RNA polymerase sporulation sigma factor SigH: MSVDLKEVILLSRYDVASDEDIVEAVREGEIGALEYLINKYRNFVRAKARSYFLIGADREDIVQEGMIGLYKAIRDFKGDKLSSFKAFAELCITRQIITAIKTATRQKHIPLNSYVSLDKPIYDEDSDRTLLDVICGTAVCDPEELIINQEEFVGLEDKMSEILSDLERKVLMLYLDGRSYQEIAVDLSRHVKSIDNALQRVKRKLERYLEVRDH; the protein is encoded by the coding sequence TTGAGTGTCGACCTCAAGGAAGTCATATTATTGTCGAGGTATGATGTTGCTAGTGATGAAGACATTGTCGAGGCGGTCCGTGAAGGTGAAATCGGGGCGTTGGAATATCTGATCAATAAGTACCGGAATTTTGTTCGTGCCAAGGCGCGCTCTTACTTTCTTATCGGCGCCGACCGGGAGGACATCGTTCAGGAAGGCATGATCGGCCTGTACAAGGCTATTCGGGATTTCAAGGGAGACAAGCTGTCCTCATTTAAAGCGTTTGCGGAGCTGTGCATTACACGGCAGATCATTACGGCCATCAAGACGGCTACGCGTCAGAAGCATATTCCCCTGAACTCCTATGTATCCTTGGACAAGCCGATTTATGATGAGGATTCGGACCGGACGCTGCTGGATGTCATTTGCGGCACGGCGGTGTGTGATCCGGAAGAGTTAATTATTAACCAGGAAGAGTTTGTCGGGCTGGAAGACAAGATGTCAGAAATTCTGAGCGACCTTGAACGCAAAGTACTCATGCTCTATTTGGACGGCCGCTCTTATCAGGAAATTGCCGTGGATTTAAGTCGTCATGTTAAGTCGATTGATAACGCCCTTCAGCGTGTAAAGCGGAAGCTGGAGCGATATTTAGAGGTGCGGGATCATTGA